One Sodalinema gerasimenkoae IPPAS B-353 DNA segment encodes these proteins:
- a CDS encoding site-2 protease family protein yields the protein MDIATETITPIAIVLFAAGILVWGYARARPYGKIGLLSWLQSVSVTAPWLVFFGLLAAGIYINLALELLVIVLSIIVYIGLGRQLRRAAQDPKERADLQNLLETKLGMSEPSDSQDPQVKAREADLDSSADSESAPNLTSPSDSGKTVEPSKPVNPGTKVPLKPETRKAALEFPAIPDEDLRQIQSIFGIDTFFCTETIPYQSGAIFKGNLRGEPESSYEMLASRLEGVTGDRYRLFLVPDPDGKPVVVVLPRDKDPQPLTQGQQLLALGLCIATVVTSLETAGIFLGFDLFSDLSRWSETLPLALGIWAILLIHELGHRVMASRCGVRLSPPFFLPTWQIGSFGAITRFESLMPNRSVLFDVSIAGPLAGGLFSFVLLLVGLGWSNAGSLFQIPTEFFRGSVLVGVVAKGLLGQSLNQALVAVHPLVILGWLGLVVNAINLMPAGQLDGGRAVQAIYGRKIAGRTTIATLVVLAIATFANPLALYWAIIILVLQRDLERPSLNEIREPDDARAIISLVSLLMMLLTLLPLTPSLALRLGIGG from the coding sequence GTGGTTGCAGTCTGTGTCCGTGACGGCACCCTGGTTGGTCTTTTTTGGCCTCTTGGCAGCCGGAATTTATATCAATTTGGCGTTGGAGCTGTTAGTTATCGTTCTATCGATTATTGTCTATATCGGCTTGGGGCGGCAACTACGTCGGGCAGCCCAAGACCCGAAGGAACGGGCCGATTTACAGAATCTGTTAGAAACCAAGCTGGGGATGAGTGAGCCATCTGACTCCCAAGACCCTCAAGTTAAGGCGCGTGAGGCTGACCTGGACTCCTCAGCCGACTCGGAGTCGGCCCCAAACCTCACATCTCCATCTGACTCTGGCAAAACTGTGGAACCGTCAAAGCCGGTGAATCCCGGGACGAAAGTCCCCCTCAAGCCCGAAACTCGCAAGGCGGCCCTAGAGTTTCCTGCCATCCCTGATGAGGATTTACGCCAGATTCAAAGCATTTTTGGCATTGATACGTTTTTTTGTACGGAGACCATCCCTTATCAGTCCGGTGCGATTTTTAAGGGCAATTTGCGGGGAGAGCCTGAATCCTCCTATGAGATGCTGGCTTCCCGCTTAGAGGGGGTCACGGGCGATCGCTATCGTTTGTTTTTAGTCCCCGATCCCGATGGCAAGCCGGTGGTGGTGGTCTTACCTCGGGATAAAGACCCGCAACCCCTGACGCAAGGGCAACAACTTCTGGCCCTAGGACTTTGTATCGCCACGGTGGTCACTTCCCTGGAAACGGCGGGTATCTTTTTAGGCTTTGATTTATTTAGTGATTTGAGCCGCTGGTCGGAAACCTTACCCTTAGCCTTGGGAATTTGGGCCATCCTCTTAATTCACGAACTGGGCCATCGGGTGATGGCCAGTCGGTGTGGGGTACGTTTATCACCGCCGTTTTTTCTGCCCACCTGGCAAATCGGCTCTTTTGGGGCAATTACTCGTTTTGAGTCACTGATGCCGAATCGTTCGGTTTTGTTTGATGTGTCCATCGCGGGGCCCCTAGCTGGGGGGCTGTTCTCCTTCGTGCTGTTACTGGTGGGCCTAGGTTGGTCTAATGCTGGGAGTCTGTTTCAGATTCCGACGGAGTTTTTCCGAGGGTCGGTGTTGGTAGGAGTGGTCGCTAAGGGCCTGTTGGGGCAAAGCTTAAATCAAGCCTTAGTGGCGGTTCATCCTTTGGTGATTTTGGGGTGGTTAGGATTAGTGGTTAATGCCATTAATTTAATGCCGGCGGGCCAGTTGGATGGTGGACGGGCGGTACAAGCCATTTATGGGCGTAAAATTGCAGGACGTACTACCATTGCGACCTTAGTGGTGTTGGCGATCGCCACCTTTGCCAATCCCTTGGCCTTATATTGGGCCATCATCATCTTGGTCTTACAGCGTGATTTAGAACGCCCTAGTCTCAATGAAATCCGAGAACCCGATGATGCTCGGGCCATTATTAGTTTGGTGTCACTGTTGATGATGTTATTAACCCTGTTGCCCCTAACGCCAAGTTTAGCCTTACGTTTGGGCATTGGCGGTTGA